The Oryzias melastigma strain HK-1 linkage group LG13, ASM292280v2, whole genome shotgun sequence genome window below encodes:
- the LOC112149757 gene encoding cyclin-dependent kinase-like 1 isoform X6: MEKYEKLAKIGEGSYGVVFKCRNRDTGQIVAIKKFVESEEDPVIKKIALREIRMLKQLKHVNLVNLLEVFRRKRRLHLVFEFCEQTVLNELDRHPRGVPEAQLKSIVWQTLQAVNFCHKHNCIHRDVKPENILLTKTGVIKLCDFGFARILSDLIPHHQQIFRSNVFFSGVSIPEPDSTEPLEKRFQGASPQALQVMKSCLVMDPSLRLSCEELLELPYFQEEAGIGWGREAERPGRRFDRGSRRRHAGAQYLPQLLHSNVSPAPDVKKHVKHKYHLPNI, from the exons ATGGAGAAGTATGAGAAACTGGCTAAAATTGGAGAAGGCTCCTACGGCGTTGTGTTCAAGTGCAGAAACAGAGACACGGGCCAGATAGTCGCCATCAAGAAGTTCGTGGAGTCTGAGGAGGACCCGGTCATCAAGAAGATTGCTCTGAGGGAGATCCGGATGCTGAAG CAGCTGAAACACGTCAATCTGGTGAACCTGCTGGAGGTCTTCAGGAGGAAACGGCGCCTCCATCTGGTGTTTGAGTTCTGTGAGCAGACGGTCCTCAACGAGCTGGACAGACACCCCCGAGG GGTTCCTGAGGCTCAGCTGAAGAGCATCGTGTGGCAGACTCTGCAGGCTGTGAACTTCTGCCACAAACACAAC TGCATCCACCGTGACGTCAAGCCGGAGAACATCCTCCTCACTAAGACGGGAGTCATCAAGCTGTGCGACTTCGGCTTCGCCCGCATCCTGA gtgACCTGATCCCTCATCACCAGCAGATCTTCAGATCCAATGTTTTCTTCAGCGGCGTCAGCATCCCGGAACCCGACTCAACC GAACCTTTGGAGAAACGCTTCCAGGGGGCGTCGCCCCAGGCCCTTCAGGTCATGAAG TCCTGCCTGGTGATGGACCCCTCCCTGCGGCTGTCCtgtgaggagctgctggagctgccGTACTTTCAGGAGGAGGCCGGGATCGGCTGGGGCCGCGAGGCGGAGCGGCCGGGACGACGATTCGACAGAGGATCCCGACGCAGGCACGCAGGG GCGCAGTACCTGCCCCAGCTGCTGCACAGCAACGTCTCGCCGGCTCCAGACGTGAAGAAACACGTCAAGCACAAGTATCACCTGCCCAACATCTAA
- the LOC112149757 gene encoding cyclin-dependent kinase-like 1 isoform X1 — translation MEKYEKLAKIGEGSYGVVFKCRNRDTGQIVAIKKFVESEEDPVIKKIALREIRMLKQLKHVNLVNLLEVFRRKRRLHLVFEFCEQTVLNELDRHPRGVPEAQLKSIVWQTLQAVNFCHKHNCIHRDVKPENILLTKTGVIKLCDFGFARILTGPEDDYTDYVATRWYRAPELLVGDTQYGPPVDVWALGCVFAELQDGNPLWPGKSDVDQLYLIRKTLGDLIPHHQQIFRSNVFFSGVSIPEPDSTEPLEKRFQGASPQALQVMKSCLVMDPSLRLSCEELLELPYFQEEAGIGWGREAERPGRRFDRGSRRRHAGAQYLPQLLHSNVSPAPDVKKHVKHKYHLPNI, via the exons ATGGAGAAGTATGAGAAACTGGCTAAAATTGGAGAAGGCTCCTACGGCGTTGTGTTCAAGTGCAGAAACAGAGACACGGGCCAGATAGTCGCCATCAAGAAGTTCGTGGAGTCTGAGGAGGACCCGGTCATCAAGAAGATTGCTCTGAGGGAGATCCGGATGCTGAAG CAGCTGAAACACGTCAATCTGGTGAACCTGCTGGAGGTCTTCAGGAGGAAACGGCGCCTCCATCTGGTGTTTGAGTTCTGTGAGCAGACGGTCCTCAACGAGCTGGACAGACACCCCCGAGG GGTTCCTGAGGCTCAGCTGAAGAGCATCGTGTGGCAGACTCTGCAGGCTGTGAACTTCTGCCACAAACACAAC TGCATCCACCGTGACGTCAAGCCGGAGAACATCCTCCTCACTAAGACGGGAGTCATCAAGCTGTGCGACTTCGGCTTCGCCCGCATCCTGA CCGGGCCCGAGGACGACTACACGGACTACGTGGCGACCCGCTGGTACCGCGCCCCCGAGCTGCTGGTCGGGGACACTCAGTACGGCCCCCCGGTGGACGTGTGGGCTCTGGGCTGCGTCTTCGCCGAGCTGCAGGACGGGAATCCGCTCTGGCCCGGGAAATCCGACGTAGACCAGCTGTACCTGATCCGAAAAACTCTGG gtgACCTGATCCCTCATCACCAGCAGATCTTCAGATCCAATGTTTTCTTCAGCGGCGTCAGCATCCCGGAACCCGACTCAACC GAACCTTTGGAGAAACGCTTCCAGGGGGCGTCGCCCCAGGCCCTTCAGGTCATGAAG TCCTGCCTGGTGATGGACCCCTCCCTGCGGCTGTCCtgtgaggagctgctggagctgccGTACTTTCAGGAGGAGGCCGGGATCGGCTGGGGCCGCGAGGCGGAGCGGCCGGGACGACGATTCGACAGAGGATCCCGACGCAGGCACGCAGGG GCGCAGTACCTGCCCCAGCTGCTGCACAGCAACGTCTCGCCGGCTCCAGACGTGAAGAAACACGTCAAGCACAAGTATCACCTGCCCAACATCTAA
- the LOC112149757 gene encoding cyclin-dependent kinase-like 1 isoform X2 yields MEKYEKLAKIGEGSYGVVFKCRNRDTGQIVAIKKFVESEEDPVIKKIALREIRMLKLKHVNLVNLLEVFRRKRRLHLVFEFCEQTVLNELDRHPRGVPEAQLKSIVWQTLQAVNFCHKHNCIHRDVKPENILLTKTGVIKLCDFGFARILTGPEDDYTDYVATRWYRAPELLVGDTQYGPPVDVWALGCVFAELQDGNPLWPGKSDVDQLYLIRKTLGDLIPHHQQIFRSNVFFSGVSIPEPDSTEPLEKRFQGASPQALQVMKSCLVMDPSLRLSCEELLELPYFQEEAGIGWGREAERPGRRFDRGSRRRHAGAQYLPQLLHSNVSPAPDVKKHVKHKYHLPNI; encoded by the exons ATGGAGAAGTATGAGAAACTGGCTAAAATTGGAGAAGGCTCCTACGGCGTTGTGTTCAAGTGCAGAAACAGAGACACGGGCCAGATAGTCGCCATCAAGAAGTTCGTGGAGTCTGAGGAGGACCCGGTCATCAAGAAGATTGCTCTGAGGGAGATCCGGATGCTGAAG CTGAAACACGTCAATCTGGTGAACCTGCTGGAGGTCTTCAGGAGGAAACGGCGCCTCCATCTGGTGTTTGAGTTCTGTGAGCAGACGGTCCTCAACGAGCTGGACAGACACCCCCGAGG GGTTCCTGAGGCTCAGCTGAAGAGCATCGTGTGGCAGACTCTGCAGGCTGTGAACTTCTGCCACAAACACAAC TGCATCCACCGTGACGTCAAGCCGGAGAACATCCTCCTCACTAAGACGGGAGTCATCAAGCTGTGCGACTTCGGCTTCGCCCGCATCCTGA CCGGGCCCGAGGACGACTACACGGACTACGTGGCGACCCGCTGGTACCGCGCCCCCGAGCTGCTGGTCGGGGACACTCAGTACGGCCCCCCGGTGGACGTGTGGGCTCTGGGCTGCGTCTTCGCCGAGCTGCAGGACGGGAATCCGCTCTGGCCCGGGAAATCCGACGTAGACCAGCTGTACCTGATCCGAAAAACTCTGG gtgACCTGATCCCTCATCACCAGCAGATCTTCAGATCCAATGTTTTCTTCAGCGGCGTCAGCATCCCGGAACCCGACTCAACC GAACCTTTGGAGAAACGCTTCCAGGGGGCGTCGCCCCAGGCCCTTCAGGTCATGAAG TCCTGCCTGGTGATGGACCCCTCCCTGCGGCTGTCCtgtgaggagctgctggagctgccGTACTTTCAGGAGGAGGCCGGGATCGGCTGGGGCCGCGAGGCGGAGCGGCCGGGACGACGATTCGACAGAGGATCCCGACGCAGGCACGCAGGG GCGCAGTACCTGCCCCAGCTGCTGCACAGCAACGTCTCGCCGGCTCCAGACGTGAAGAAACACGTCAAGCACAAGTATCACCTGCCCAACATCTAA
- the LOC112149757 gene encoding cyclin-dependent kinase-like 1 isoform X3, translated as MEKYEKLAKIGEGSYGVVFKCRNRDTGQIVAIKKFVESEEDPVIKKIALREIRMLKQLKHVNLVNLLEVFRRKRRLHLVFEFCEQTVLNELDRHPRGVPEAQLKSIVWQTLQAVNFCHKHNCIHRDVKPENILLTKTGVIKLCDFGFARILTGPEDDYTDYVATRWYRAPELLVGDTQYGPPVDVWALGCVFAELQDGNPLWPGKSDVDQLYLIRKTLGDLIPHHQQIFRSNVFFSGVSIPEPDSTEPLEKRFQGASPQALQVMKSCLVMDPSLRLSCEELLELPYFQEEAGIGWGREAERPGRRFDRGSRRRHAGFCVQVSPHIQSTSQWMLVLHLIKV; from the exons ATGGAGAAGTATGAGAAACTGGCTAAAATTGGAGAAGGCTCCTACGGCGTTGTGTTCAAGTGCAGAAACAGAGACACGGGCCAGATAGTCGCCATCAAGAAGTTCGTGGAGTCTGAGGAGGACCCGGTCATCAAGAAGATTGCTCTGAGGGAGATCCGGATGCTGAAG CAGCTGAAACACGTCAATCTGGTGAACCTGCTGGAGGTCTTCAGGAGGAAACGGCGCCTCCATCTGGTGTTTGAGTTCTGTGAGCAGACGGTCCTCAACGAGCTGGACAGACACCCCCGAGG GGTTCCTGAGGCTCAGCTGAAGAGCATCGTGTGGCAGACTCTGCAGGCTGTGAACTTCTGCCACAAACACAAC TGCATCCACCGTGACGTCAAGCCGGAGAACATCCTCCTCACTAAGACGGGAGTCATCAAGCTGTGCGACTTCGGCTTCGCCCGCATCCTGA CCGGGCCCGAGGACGACTACACGGACTACGTGGCGACCCGCTGGTACCGCGCCCCCGAGCTGCTGGTCGGGGACACTCAGTACGGCCCCCCGGTGGACGTGTGGGCTCTGGGCTGCGTCTTCGCCGAGCTGCAGGACGGGAATCCGCTCTGGCCCGGGAAATCCGACGTAGACCAGCTGTACCTGATCCGAAAAACTCTGG gtgACCTGATCCCTCATCACCAGCAGATCTTCAGATCCAATGTTTTCTTCAGCGGCGTCAGCATCCCGGAACCCGACTCAACC GAACCTTTGGAGAAACGCTTCCAGGGGGCGTCGCCCCAGGCCCTTCAGGTCATGAAG TCCTGCCTGGTGATGGACCCCTCCCTGCGGCTGTCCtgtgaggagctgctggagctgccGTACTTTCAGGAGGAGGCCGGGATCGGCTGGGGCCGCGAGGCGGAGCGGCCGGGACGACGATTCGACAGAGGATCCCGACGCAGGCACGCAGGG TTTTGTGTTCAGGTTTCCCCTCACATTCAGTCAACTTCTCAGTGGATGCTTGTTCTTCACCTGATTAAAGTTTAA
- the LOC112149757 gene encoding cyclin-dependent kinase-like 1 isoform X4 translates to MEKYEKLAKIGEGSYGVVFKCRNRDTGQIVAIKKFVESEEDPVIKKIALREIRMLKQLKHVNLVNLLEVFRRKRRLHLVFEFCEQTVLNELDRHPRGVPEAQLKSIVWQTLQAVNFCHKHNCIHRDVKPENILLTKTGVIKLCDFGFARILTGPEDDYTDYVATRWYRAPELLVGDTQYGPPVDVWALGCVFAELQDGNPLWPGKSDVDQLYLIRKTLGDLIPHHQQIFRSNVFFSGVSIPEPDSTEPLEKRFQGASPQALQVMKSCLVMDPSLRLSCEELLELPYFQEEAGIGWGREAERPGRRFDRGSRRRHAGVRHWKNLMQSQERR, encoded by the exons ATGGAGAAGTATGAGAAACTGGCTAAAATTGGAGAAGGCTCCTACGGCGTTGTGTTCAAGTGCAGAAACAGAGACACGGGCCAGATAGTCGCCATCAAGAAGTTCGTGGAGTCTGAGGAGGACCCGGTCATCAAGAAGATTGCTCTGAGGGAGATCCGGATGCTGAAG CAGCTGAAACACGTCAATCTGGTGAACCTGCTGGAGGTCTTCAGGAGGAAACGGCGCCTCCATCTGGTGTTTGAGTTCTGTGAGCAGACGGTCCTCAACGAGCTGGACAGACACCCCCGAGG GGTTCCTGAGGCTCAGCTGAAGAGCATCGTGTGGCAGACTCTGCAGGCTGTGAACTTCTGCCACAAACACAAC TGCATCCACCGTGACGTCAAGCCGGAGAACATCCTCCTCACTAAGACGGGAGTCATCAAGCTGTGCGACTTCGGCTTCGCCCGCATCCTGA CCGGGCCCGAGGACGACTACACGGACTACGTGGCGACCCGCTGGTACCGCGCCCCCGAGCTGCTGGTCGGGGACACTCAGTACGGCCCCCCGGTGGACGTGTGGGCTCTGGGCTGCGTCTTCGCCGAGCTGCAGGACGGGAATCCGCTCTGGCCCGGGAAATCCGACGTAGACCAGCTGTACCTGATCCGAAAAACTCTGG gtgACCTGATCCCTCATCACCAGCAGATCTTCAGATCCAATGTTTTCTTCAGCGGCGTCAGCATCCCGGAACCCGACTCAACC GAACCTTTGGAGAAACGCTTCCAGGGGGCGTCGCCCCAGGCCCTTCAGGTCATGAAG TCCTGCCTGGTGATGGACCCCTCCCTGCGGCTGTCCtgtgaggagctgctggagctgccGTACTTTCAGGAGGAGGCCGGGATCGGCTGGGGCCGCGAGGCGGAGCGGCCGGGACGACGATTCGACAGAGGATCCCGACGCAGGCACGCAGGG
- the LOC112149746 gene encoding cytochrome P450 2G1 isoform X1 — protein MTSESRRKRVVLRPLVYQVQTPSVKDQYHIKAAAAAEQTGVIMELSTSLILVALTAVLLWLLNLRNSRKHRLPPGPPALPLIGNLLQLDKNAPFRTIVELSQTYGPVMTIYMGWQRTVALVGYDAVKEALVDQADDFVGRAPLPFLYKATRGYGIGISNGERWRQLRRFTLTTLRDFGMGRKGMEQWIQEESRHLMAQINACKGKPFDPTFMLGYAVSNVICCLLYEERFNYDDKQFLELLKMTSEILGFNGGPKGAMYNFFPWLMERLPGYQHTVFGYIEDTRKFIKKKIQEHKDTLDPRSPRDFIDCFLIRIDQEKNNPTSEFHYENLVATVQNIFLAGTETTGSTIRYSLSLLIKHPKIQEKMQEEIDTVIGRERCVCMEDRKSLPFTDAFIHEVQRFIDLAPFSLPHYSLKDISFRGYTIPKDTMIFPMLHSVLKEDKFWSTPQSFNPQHFLDQNGNFKKNPAFVPFSAGKRVCAGESLARMELFVFIVSLLQNFTFSAPNGPDSINLVPKFSGLFNQYCQYELIATPR, from the exons ataaaagctgcagctgctgcagagcagaCAGGAGTGATCATGGAGCTGTCCACCAGCCTGATCTTGGTGGCTCTCACCGCCGTTCTGCTCTGGCTGCTGAACCTCAGGAACAGCAGGAAGCACCGCTTGCCCCCGGGCCCCCCCGCACTGCCCCTCATAGGAAACCTGCTGCAGTTGGACAAGAATGCTCCCTTCAGGACTATCGTGGAG CTCAGTCAGACCTACGGGCCTGTGATGACCATCTACATGGGCTGGCAGAGGACAGTGGCTCTGGTTGGTTATGATGCAGTCAAGGAGGCTCTGGTGGACCAAGCAGACGATTTTGTGGGGAGAGCGCCGCTTCCGTTTCTCTACAAAGCTACCAGAGGATACG GGATCGGGATCAGTAATGGGGAACGCTGGCGCCAGCTGCGGCGCTTCACTCTGACGACACTGCGGGACTTTGGGATGGGACGGAAAGGGATGGAGCAGTGGATCCAGGAGGAGAGCAGACACCTGATGGCACAGATAAACGCATGCAAAG GGAAACCCTTTGACCCCACATTCATGCTGGGCTACGCCGTGTCCAACGTGATCTGCTGCTTGTTGTATGAAGAGCGCTTCAACTATGACGACAAGCAGTTCTTGGAACTTCTTAAAATGACATCTGAGATTTTGGGCTTCAATGGTGGTCCCAAGGGAGCG ATGTACAACTTCTTCCCGTGGCTCATGGAGCGTCTGCCAGGCTATCAGCACACTGTCTTTGGCTATATTGAGGATACAAGAAAGTTtatcaaaaagaaaatccaagaGCACAAAGACACACTGGACCCAAGGTCTCCGAGAGATTTCATCGACTGCTTCCTCATCCGCATAGATCAG gagAAGAACAACCCCACATCTGAGTTCCACTATGAGAACCTGGTTGCTACAGTTCAAAATATATTCCTGGCAGGAACAGAAACCACCGGCTCCACCATCAGATACTCTCTAAGTTTGCTAATCAAACACCCCAAAATACAGG AGAAAATGCAGGAGGAGATTGACACTGTGATCGGAAGAGAACGATGTGTCTGCATGGAGGACAGGAAGTCCCTCCCCTTTACAGACGCCTTCATCCATGAGGTGCAGCGCTTCATTGACCTCGCCCCCTTCAGCCTCCCTCACTATTCTCTGAAGGACATTTCATTCAGAGGTTACACCATCCCCAAG GACACCATGATTTTTCCAATGTTGCACTCTGTTCTCAAAGAAGATAAGTTTTGGTCAACTCCTCAGTCCTTCAACCCCCAACACTTTCTGGACCAGAATGGAAACTTCAAGAAGAACCCTGCATTTGTGCCGTTTTCTGCAG GAAAACGAGTCTGTGCTGGAGAGTCTCTGGCTCGGATGGAGCTGTTTGTCTTCATTGTGTCTCTCCTGCAGAACTTCACCTTTTCTGCCCCAAACGGTCCCGACAGCATCAACCTGGTTCCGAAGTTCAGCGGCCTTTTCAACCAGTATTGCCAGTATGAGCTCATCGCCACTCCACGCTAA
- the LOC112149757 gene encoding cyclin-dependent kinase-like 1 isoform X5, whose product MEKYEKLAKIGEGSYGVVFKCRNRDTGQIVAIKKFVESEEDPVIKKIALREIRMLKQLKHVNLVNLLEVFRRKRRLHLVFEFCEQTVLNELDRHPRGVPEAQLKSIVWQTLQAVNFCHKHNCIHRDVKPENILLTKTGVIKLCDFGFARILTGPEDDYTDYVATRWYRAPELLVGDTQYGPPVDVWALGCVFAELQDGNPLWPGKSDVDQLYLIRKTLGDLIPHHQQIFRSNVFFSGVSIPEPDSTEPLEKRFQGASPQALQVMKSCLVMDPSLRLSCEELLELPYFQEEAGIGWGREAERPGRRFDRGSRRRHAGGQLTLAAY is encoded by the exons ATGGAGAAGTATGAGAAACTGGCTAAAATTGGAGAAGGCTCCTACGGCGTTGTGTTCAAGTGCAGAAACAGAGACACGGGCCAGATAGTCGCCATCAAGAAGTTCGTGGAGTCTGAGGAGGACCCGGTCATCAAGAAGATTGCTCTGAGGGAGATCCGGATGCTGAAG CAGCTGAAACACGTCAATCTGGTGAACCTGCTGGAGGTCTTCAGGAGGAAACGGCGCCTCCATCTGGTGTTTGAGTTCTGTGAGCAGACGGTCCTCAACGAGCTGGACAGACACCCCCGAGG GGTTCCTGAGGCTCAGCTGAAGAGCATCGTGTGGCAGACTCTGCAGGCTGTGAACTTCTGCCACAAACACAAC TGCATCCACCGTGACGTCAAGCCGGAGAACATCCTCCTCACTAAGACGGGAGTCATCAAGCTGTGCGACTTCGGCTTCGCCCGCATCCTGA CCGGGCCCGAGGACGACTACACGGACTACGTGGCGACCCGCTGGTACCGCGCCCCCGAGCTGCTGGTCGGGGACACTCAGTACGGCCCCCCGGTGGACGTGTGGGCTCTGGGCTGCGTCTTCGCCGAGCTGCAGGACGGGAATCCGCTCTGGCCCGGGAAATCCGACGTAGACCAGCTGTACCTGATCCGAAAAACTCTGG gtgACCTGATCCCTCATCACCAGCAGATCTTCAGATCCAATGTTTTCTTCAGCGGCGTCAGCATCCCGGAACCCGACTCAACC GAACCTTTGGAGAAACGCTTCCAGGGGGCGTCGCCCCAGGCCCTTCAGGTCATGAAG TCCTGCCTGGTGATGGACCCCTCCCTGCGGCTGTCCtgtgaggagctgctggagctgccGTACTTTCAGGAGGAGGCCGGGATCGGCTGGGGCCGCGAGGCGGAGCGGCCGGGACGACGATTCGACAGAGGATCCCGACGCAGGCACGCAGGG GGACAGCTGACGCTGGCAGCGTATTGA